From one Thalassospira lucentensis genomic stretch:
- a CDS encoding septation protein A encodes MNQLAKLALEMGPLILFFAVNATTNLMTATAVFVAATVVSLITSFLAARTIPVMPLIGGVFVIVFGGLTLYLDNDLFIKIKPTIVNLLFAAILFGGLMAGKLFLKLVLESAFKATDEGWRILTWRWSIFFIVLAVINEIVWRNFSTDTWVAFKVWGIMPLTMVFGMAQVPILMKHQLPEEEGGSPAA; translated from the coding sequence ATGAACCAGCTTGCAAAATTGGCCCTTGAAATGGGGCCGCTCATTCTCTTTTTCGCTGTAAATGCAACAACCAATCTAATGACTGCTACCGCAGTTTTTGTGGCTGCCACTGTTGTGTCGCTGATCACTTCGTTTCTGGCTGCCAGAACGATTCCCGTAATGCCGTTGATTGGCGGGGTTTTTGTGATCGTGTTTGGCGGATTGACTCTTTATCTGGACAACGATCTGTTCATTAAAATCAAACCGACCATCGTCAATTTGCTTTTTGCGGCAATTCTGTTTGGCGGTTTGATGGCAGGAAAATTGTTTTTGAAGCTGGTTCTGGAAAGCGCGTTCAAGGCGACTGACGAAGGTTGGCGCATCCTGACCTGGCGTTGGAGCATATTCTTTATTGTCCTCGCCGTGATCAATGAAATCGTCTGGCGTAATTTCTCGACCGATACCTGGGTCGCCTTCAAAGTTTGGGGAATCATGCCTTTGACGATGGTATTCGGCATGGCACAAGTGCCGATATTGATGAAACATCAGTTGCCGGAAGAAGAGGGTGGCTCACCCGCAGCATAA
- the cutA gene encoding divalent-cation tolerance protein CutA, with amino-acid sequence MMTNDPFEQSDMVFLYVTVPDMEVARVIAGGAVRERFAACANILPRMVAVYEWDDDIEEENEMIVILKTRSSVAKDLAGWIADHHPYEVPCILEIPLGRGNAPYVNWLRNQVNKAKAPK; translated from the coding sequence ATGATGACGAACGATCCCTTCGAGCAGAGCGATATGGTGTTTCTTTACGTGACGGTGCCAGATATGGAAGTCGCACGCGTGATCGCAGGTGGTGCCGTCCGAGAGCGATTTGCGGCCTGTGCAAACATTTTACCACGAATGGTCGCGGTCTATGAATGGGACGACGACATTGAGGAAGAAAATGAAATGATCGTCATTTTGAAAACAAGGTCTTCGGTGGCGAAGGACCTTGCCGGCTGGATCGCCGATCACCATCCATACGAGGTTCCTTGTATCCTTGAGATTCCCCTTGGCAGAGGAAACGCCCCGTACGTGAATTGGTTGCGAAATCAGGTTAATAAAGCAAAAGCCCCGAAGTGA
- a CDS encoding histidine phosphatase family protein, whose protein sequence is MRSCIRNTIVALTFVCSFVLHSVKAADVPHSLDIWRQPGVHALMRHAIAPGTGDPKNFVIGDCNTQRNLDEAGRNQARAIGARVREAGIMFDVILSSQWCRCLETAKLLGLGNVTETPALNSFFRDGSNKKIQTDQIIYRLRALPEDSNTLLITHQVNITALTGVYPSSGEIILFRFGDNDVLEMLARLTL, encoded by the coding sequence ATGCGTTCATGTATCAGAAATACGATTGTCGCCCTAACTTTCGTTTGCTCGTTTGTTCTCCACAGCGTCAAGGCAGCAGATGTGCCCCATTCGTTGGATATATGGCGCCAGCCCGGAGTGCATGCGCTGATGCGACATGCCATCGCGCCGGGCACTGGCGATCCCAAAAACTTTGTGATTGGCGATTGTAATACCCAGCGAAACCTGGACGAGGCTGGTCGCAATCAAGCACGTGCAATAGGGGCGCGCGTGCGTGAAGCGGGCATAATGTTCGACGTAATTCTCAGCAGTCAGTGGTGTCGCTGTTTGGAAACAGCCAAATTACTCGGACTTGGCAACGTGACTGAGACACCTGCTCTGAATTCGTTTTTCCGCGATGGTAGCAACAAGAAAATACAGACAGATCAAATCATTTACCGACTTCGCGCACTTCCCGAAGACAGCAATACCCTGTTGATCACCCATCAGGTGAACATTACCGCATTGACCGGTGTTTATCCAAGCTCAGGCGAAATAATTCTGTTCCGATTTGGTGATAATGACGTCTTGGAAATGCTTGCGCGATTGACGCTGTAG
- a CDS encoding MerR family transcriptional regulator, whose product MKNHLGAVADNRRTAKSDSAFRTISEAAKELGLQQHVLRFWESKFPQIKPMKRAGGRRYYRPEDLVLLADIRSLLHNQGYTIKGVQKLLDQHKGKLPSEIAVASLTETADLASDQIQPPVAVSGNVTALDKIALTNLLGELEDLQGILKSALGQAGKNT is encoded by the coding sequence ATGAAAAATCACTTGGGGGCTGTGGCGGATAACCGCCGCACAGCGAAGTCTGACTCTGCGTTTCGTACAATTAGCGAAGCAGCAAAAGAACTGGGCCTGCAGCAGCATGTCCTGCGTTTTTGGGAATCCAAGTTTCCCCAGATCAAGCCGATGAAACGTGCTGGCGGGCGTCGTTACTACCGCCCGGAAGACTTGGTGTTACTGGCAGATATCCGTTCTTTGCTCCATAATCAGGGATATACGATCAAGGGCGTGCAAAAGCTGCTGGATCAGCACAAAGGAAAGTTGCCTTCCGAAATTGCAGTTGCTTCTTTGACGGAAACAGCGGATCTCGCTTCGGATCAAATACAACCTCCTGTCGCAGTGTCTGGCAACGTAACCGCACTCGATAAAATTGCTCTGACGAACCTTTTGGGTGAATTGGAAGACCTGCAGGGCATCCTTAAGTCGGCCTTGGGGCAGGCGGGAAAAAATACGTAA
- a CDS encoding integration host factor subunit alpha translates to MSEATITRADLAEAVYQEVGLSRNESAQLLETVLDEISSALIKDEVVKISSFGSFSVRQKGQRIGRNPKTGEEVPILPRKVLVFRPSQVLKARINA, encoded by the coding sequence ATGTCGGAAGCTACGATTACCCGCGCGGATCTCGCCGAAGCCGTTTATCAGGAAGTCGGTTTGTCGCGTAACGAGTCCGCCCAGTTGCTGGAAACGGTACTCGATGAAATTTCTTCTGCACTGATCAAAGACGAAGTCGTCAAGATTTCCTCCTTTGGCAGTTTCTCTGTCCGTCAGAAAGGGCAGCGCATCGGTCGTAACCCCAAAACGGGCGAAGAAGTACCGATCCTGCCACGCAAGGTACTTGTGTTCCGGCCGTCGCAGGTGCTGAAAGCACGCATTAACGCTTAA
- a CDS encoding beta-ketoacyl-ACP synthase III, translating into MTVRSRIIGCGSYLPSNVVTNDELAKRVDTSDEWIVARTGIRQRHVAAEGETTSDLAVAAATRAMEHAGVTAADIDMIIVATATPDNTFPATATKVQHRLGVVGFAFDVQAVCSGFVYALTTADMYIRNGQAKTVLVIGAETFSRILDWEDRRTCVLFGDGAGAVVLQAVEGQGTIKDQGILASRLHSDGSKYELLYVNGGPSSTQTVGYLQMEGKEVFRHAVTNLAGVIREVLADTGLEASDIDWLVPHQANRRILDSTAKKFGISEDKVVITVDRHANTSAASIPLALAEAVHDGRIQRGDIVILEAMGGGFTWGAALVRW; encoded by the coding sequence ATGACTGTTCGTTCTCGCATTATTGGTTGCGGATCATATCTTCCTTCGAATGTTGTAACCAATGATGAGCTGGCAAAGCGCGTCGATACGTCTGATGAGTGGATCGTTGCCAGGACTGGAATACGCCAGCGCCACGTAGCTGCGGAGGGTGAAACCACCAGTGATCTGGCGGTTGCGGCTGCCACGCGCGCTATGGAGCATGCGGGTGTAACTGCAGCCGATATCGACATGATCATTGTTGCGACGGCAACACCCGATAATACTTTCCCGGCCACGGCCACAAAGGTTCAGCATCGTCTTGGTGTTGTCGGTTTTGCGTTTGATGTTCAGGCGGTCTGCTCGGGCTTTGTCTATGCACTGACCACCGCCGATATGTATATTCGCAACGGTCAGGCAAAAACTGTTCTTGTGATCGGGGCCGAGACATTTTCTCGCATTCTTGATTGGGAAGACCGCCGTACATGCGTTTTGTTCGGTGATGGGGCTGGCGCAGTTGTTCTTCAGGCTGTCGAAGGGCAGGGAACGATCAAGGATCAGGGTATTCTTGCAAGTCGGCTGCATTCAGATGGCAGCAAATACGAACTTCTTTATGTTAATGGCGGCCCATCTTCAACGCAGACCGTGGGGTATCTTCAGATGGAAGGCAAAGAAGTCTTCCGTCATGCTGTGACCAATCTTGCCGGTGTTATTCGTGAAGTTCTTGCTGATACCGGGCTGGAAGCATCGGATATTGACTGGCTGGTCCCGCATCAGGCAAACCGCCGCATTCTGGATAGCACCGCTAAAAAGTTTGGTATTTCCGAAGATAAGGTGGTGATCACAGTTGATCGTCACGCAAACACATCAGCAGCGTCGATTCCCCTGGCACTGGCAGAAGCGGTTCATGATGGACGTATTCAGCGCGGTGACATTGTTATTCTGGAAGCAATGGGCGGCGGCTTTACCTGGGGTGCGGCACTCGTGCGATGGTAA
- the plsX gene encoding phosphate acyltransferase PlsX: MPEQVCISLDAMGGDHAPEMVVAGAEIALKRLPHLKFLMFGDEARIKPLLAKYPGLEAVTEVRHASQEVTMDDKPSVALRQRRDSSMRLAINAVKEGDAQGVVSAGNTGALMAMAKFVLKTVRGIDRPAIATYMPTQRGETVMLDLGANIECDENNLVQFALMGEVFARILFGIEKPSVGLLNVGIEELKGNESVKKAAAILREIDLPIRFEGFVEGDDLAKGTVDVIVTDGFTGNVALKTAEGTARLLVHFLRETFKSSFWAKVGYLLARRSLQRFRERMDPRRYNGAMLLGLNGIAVKSHGGTDALGFSNAIGVCHDLIANRLNETIKGELAAFEEAISKAPIDEETIALAAGQAD; encoded by the coding sequence TTGCCTGAACAGGTCTGCATATCACTTGACGCGATGGGAGGAGACCACGCGCCCGAGATGGTCGTGGCGGGTGCAGAAATTGCCCTGAAGCGGTTGCCTCATCTTAAATTTTTGATGTTTGGGGATGAAGCGCGGATCAAACCGCTGCTCGCCAAATATCCGGGTCTTGAGGCCGTCACTGAAGTTCGTCATGCCTCGCAAGAGGTGACAATGGATGACAAGCCGTCAGTTGCCTTGCGGCAGCGGCGGGATTCCAGTATGCGGCTGGCCATCAATGCCGTCAAAGAGGGCGATGCACAGGGTGTCGTATCTGCTGGCAATACCGGCGCACTGATGGCAATGGCAAAATTTGTCCTTAAAACGGTTCGTGGCATCGATCGCCCGGCCATCGCGACCTATATGCCAACCCAACGTGGCGAAACCGTCATGCTCGATCTTGGTGCCAACATCGAATGCGATGAAAACAACCTGGTGCAGTTCGCGCTGATGGGTGAGGTTTTCGCACGCATCCTGTTTGGCATTGAAAAGCCGTCTGTCGGTCTGCTCAATGTCGGGATTGAAGAACTCAAAGGTAATGAGTCTGTCAAAAAAGCTGCGGCCATACTTCGCGAAATCGATCTTCCGATCCGTTTCGAAGGGTTTGTCGAAGGTGATGATCTGGCCAAAGGTACGGTGGATGTGATCGTTACTGATGGTTTCACCGGTAACGTTGCACTTAAAACCGCCGAAGGAACTGCACGTTTGCTGGTGCATTTTCTGCGCGAAACTTTCAAAAGCTCATTCTGGGCGAAGGTTGGCTATCTGTTGGCTCGTCGCTCATTGCAGCGTTTCCGTGAACGGATGGATCCGCGCCGTTACAATGGTGCGATGCTGCTTGGCCTGAACGGGATTGCGGTGAAGAGCCACGGTGGCACCGATGCGCTGGGATTCTCGAATGCCATTGGCGTTTGCCATGACCTCATCGCCAACCGGCTAAATGAAACAATCAAGGGCGAACTTGCAGCCTTCGAAGAAGCAATATCCAAAGCGCCTATCGATGAGGAAACCATCGCCCTCGCAGCTGGCCAGGCCGACTGA
- a CDS encoding YceD family protein translates to MPEQIAPEFSRIVNTDEQVGKKNKIEIEANEKECAALAERFELIAINSLKATLTITTAGNGEVTLRGPMHADIIQRCVATLEPVPEIVEDEVEVLFSPHISEDDLPSNPDDLDDLSEEELMALLDQPEPLVDGKIDVGEVVSQFLAVAMDPYPRKDGAKVADVVKSEDDEEERPNPFAKLAGLKEQLEKKN, encoded by the coding sequence ATGCCTGAGCAAATCGCACCTGAGTTTTCCCGTATCGTCAACACTGACGAACAGGTCGGGAAAAAGAACAAAATCGAGATTGAAGCGAACGAAAAAGAGTGTGCTGCACTTGCTGAACGCTTCGAACTGATTGCGATCAACAGTTTGAAGGCGACCCTGACAATCACGACGGCAGGCAACGGCGAAGTCACCCTGCGTGGTCCAATGCATGCCGATATTATTCAGCGTTGTGTCGCAACCCTGGAACCGGTTCCCGAGATTGTCGAAGACGAGGTGGAAGTTCTGTTTTCGCCGCATATTTCCGAAGATGATCTTCCGTCGAATCCCGATGATCTGGATGATCTTTCCGAAGAGGAACTTATGGCTCTTCTTGATCAGCCAGAGCCATTGGTTGATGGCAAAATTGATGTTGGCGAAGTCGTTTCGCAGTTTCTTGCCGTGGCTATGGACCCTTACCCCCGCAAGGATGGTGCAAAAGTCGCCGACGTGGTCAAATCCGAGGATGACGAAGAAGAGCGTCCGAACCCGTTTGCCAAACTTGCGGGCCTTAAGGAACAGCTCGAGAAGAAAAACTAA
- a CDS encoding ubiquinol-cytochrome C chaperone family protein — MFGWLKKKDRKQSAAFALYIRMVEQARDPAFYTRLGVADTMEGRFDLILVHAFVLFRRLKKDNESRELAQEIFDVMFSDLDQNMREMGIGDVGILKRIRKMSESYHGRIVAYEEGVQTGAIELAAALNRNLYADNDASDAQLMAMVGYINDALANLDRQKTEELHNGVIHFPAVPEIAVAQTE; from the coding sequence TTGTTCGGCTGGTTGAAGAAAAAAGACCGCAAACAAAGTGCAGCCTTTGCGCTTTACATCAGAATGGTCGAGCAGGCGCGAGACCCTGCATTCTATACACGTCTTGGCGTTGCCGACACGATGGAAGGTCGGTTTGACCTGATTCTGGTGCATGCGTTCGTTCTGTTTCGACGTCTGAAAAAAGACAATGAAAGCCGGGAGCTGGCACAGGAAATCTTTGACGTGATGTTTTCCGACCTTGATCAGAATATGCGTGAGATGGGAATTGGTGACGTCGGAATCCTTAAACGCATCCGGAAAATGTCGGAGTCCTATCACGGTCGCATCGTCGCCTACGAGGAAGGCGTGCAAACTGGCGCCATAGAACTTGCAGCCGCCCTTAACCGCAATCTGTACGCAGATAATGACGCAAGCGACGCACAATTGATGGCCATGGTTGGCTATATCAATGATGCCCTTGCAAATCTTGATCGTCAGAAAACCGAAGAATTACACAACGGCGTCATTCATTTTCCGGCCGTGCCGGAAATCGCTGTTGCACAAACCGAATAG
- a CDS encoding outer membrane protein assembly factor BamE, producing the protein MHKRTTRISLLMLAGLAMAVVSACSPRIATRGNAPEPEALEQIVIGESTKGDVTDLLGSPSSVAAFDENVWLYISRRTETIAFLEPDVVEQKVVLISFDAANRVDILSEYDLEDGKPVIPTDRITPTAGKEITILQQLFGNLGRFSETK; encoded by the coding sequence ATGCATAAAAGAACAACACGCATTTCCCTTCTGATGCTGGCCGGACTGGCAATGGCAGTCGTTTCTGCCTGCAGCCCGCGTATTGCGACGCGCGGCAATGCCCCCGAACCGGAAGCACTCGAACAGATCGTGATCGGGGAATCGACCAAAGGTGATGTCACCGACCTTTTGGGATCACCATCCAGCGTTGCGGCATTCGATGAAAATGTCTGGCTTTATATTTCGCGCAGGACAGAAACAATTGCCTTTCTCGAACCGGATGTTGTCGAACAGAAAGTCGTTCTGATCAGCTTTGATGCCGCAAACCGGGTTGATATTCTTAGCGAATATGACCTTGAAGACGGAAAGCCGGTCATTCCTACCGACCGGATCACGCCAACTGCAGGCAAGGAAATCACAATCCTGCAGCAGTTGTTTGGCAACCTTGGTCGCTTCAGCGAAACGAAATAA
- the thiL gene encoding thiamine-phosphate kinase, with the protein MLFLTGSAKRFVQVKPDSNNMAGRSGEFDLIARHFAPIAQKSKAALSLMDDAAVLSVPDGQELVITVDALVADVHFRSQDAPADIARKVMRVNLSDIAAMGAYPLGVVLTAGYNRDLSEDWIAEFANGLGQDCDAFNAPLLGGDTVGTPGPTFFSLTAFGAVPIGRALRRDAAKPGDLIAVTGTLGDGALGLKVLQGDLNSLDHEDAAFLTSRYWVPQPRLEIGRKCVAANRRYAAMDISDGLAGDCRKICAASNVGMTFDQERIPLSKAARNAVQNDPALWNAVFCGGDDYELLICADPNEIKGLGDDVAIIGEVTNRSGQVDLIGMDKKMAELAKGGFDHFGY; encoded by the coding sequence ATGCTGTTCTTGACCGGATCGGCAAAACGCTTCGTGCAGGTGAAACCGGACAGCAATAATATGGCAGGGCGGTCAGGAGAGTTTGATCTGATCGCGCGTCATTTTGCGCCAATCGCGCAAAAGTCAAAAGCCGCATTGTCTCTTATGGACGATGCGGCTGTTTTGTCCGTGCCCGATGGGCAGGAACTGGTGATAACGGTCGATGCCCTTGTTGCCGATGTACATTTCAGAAGTCAGGATGCTCCGGCCGATATTGCACGCAAGGTAATGCGTGTTAACCTGTCGGATATTGCCGCAATGGGTGCATACCCGTTGGGCGTCGTATTGACAGCAGGATATAATCGGGATTTGTCCGAAGATTGGATCGCGGAATTTGCGAACGGTTTGGGACAAGATTGCGATGCCTTCAACGCACCACTCTTGGGCGGTGATACCGTTGGCACACCTGGTCCTACATTCTTTAGCCTGACAGCATTTGGCGCGGTACCGATAGGTAGGGCGCTTCGCCGTGATGCGGCCAAGCCTGGTGATCTGATTGCGGTCACGGGTACCTTGGGGGATGGCGCACTTGGCTTGAAGGTTCTGCAGGGCGATTTAAACAGCCTTGATCACGAAGATGCCGCGTTTTTGACATCGCGATACTGGGTGCCTCAACCACGTTTGGAAATCGGTCGAAAATGCGTAGCTGCCAACCGACGGTATGCCGCTATGGATATTTCAGACGGACTGGCGGGGGACTGCCGAAAAATTTGCGCCGCATCCAATGTCGGTATGACCTTTGATCAAGAACGGATTCCACTTTCAAAGGCCGCCCGAAATGCTGTGCAGAATGATCCCGCACTTTGGAATGCGGTATTTTGTGGCGGTGATGATTACGAACTTCTGATTTGTGCAGATCCCAATGAAATCAAAGGACTGGGTGATGATGTTGCAATTATTGGTGAAGTCACAAATCGAAGCGGGCAGGTTGATCTGATTGGTATGGATAAAAAAATGGCCGAACTCGCAAAGGGCGGGTTCGACCATTTTGGATACTAA
- the nusB gene encoding transcription antitermination factor NusB: MTDKPKASAAQRRSAARFAAIQALYQAELSQLSAGDVVREYSDFRLDGEGIRDLDEPNDNLIDPDRGFFADLVQGVTARTVDIDGLIDSALEKGWTTKRLETVLRSILRAGTYELMMREDVPMRVVITEYVDAAHSFFDETEPKLVNAVLDRIGKTLRAGETGQQ, encoded by the coding sequence ATGACCGATAAACCCAAGGCATCAGCCGCCCAACGACGCAGTGCCGCGCGTTTTGCTGCCATTCAGGCGCTTTATCAGGCCGAGCTTTCACAGCTTTCGGCCGGTGACGTCGTGCGTGAATACTCCGACTTCCGCCTTGATGGTGAAGGTATTCGCGACCTTGACGAGCCGAATGACAACCTTATTGACCCGGATCGCGGTTTTTTTGCCGATCTGGTTCAAGGTGTCACCGCACGTACCGTCGACATTGACGGATTGATCGATTCAGCTTTGGAAAAAGGTTGGACGACAAAGCGTCTTGAAACCGTTTTGCGCAGTATCCTAAGGGCGGGGACCTACGAGTTGATGATGCGTGAAGACGTTCCGATGCGTGTCGTCATCACCGAATACGTGGATGCGGCCCATTCGTTCTTTGACGAAACCGAGCCGAAGCTGGTGAATGCTGTTCTTGACCGGATCGGCAAAACGCTTCGTGCAGGTGAAACCGGACAGCAATAA
- the ribH gene encoding 6,7-dimethyl-8-ribityllumazine synthase, producing MSNGPHILIVDAPYYTHIVEDLVKGAASTLEAGGATWDRLSVSGAFEVPIAIRYAVQSMADLATGPRYDGYLALGCVIRGETTHYDHICEEANRALMQLCLDYRLAIGNGILTVENEAQALARAKADQKNKGGEAARAVLRMIEVQNHFGIHHK from the coding sequence ATGAGTAACGGTCCGCACATCCTGATCGTTGATGCGCCTTATTACACCCATATCGTCGAAGATCTGGTCAAAGGGGCTGCGTCGACTCTGGAAGCTGGTGGTGCGACTTGGGACCGGCTTTCTGTTTCCGGTGCCTTCGAAGTTCCGATAGCAATTCGCTATGCCGTACAGTCGATGGCTGACCTTGCAACGGGCCCTCGGTATGATGGCTATCTTGCTCTCGGGTGTGTTATCCGCGGTGAAACCACGCATTACGATCACATCTGCGAAGAAGCCAACCGCGCCTTGATGCAGCTTTGCCTTGATTATCGTCTGGCGATCGGCAATGGCATCCTGACTGTTGAAAATGAAGCCCAGGCACTTGCACGTGCCAAGGCCGATCAGAAGAATAAAGGGGGCGAGGCCGCCCGCGCCGTTCTTCGTATGATCGAAGTTCAAAACCACTTTGGAATACATCACAAGTAA
- the ribB gene encoding 3,4-dihydroxy-2-butanone-4-phosphate synthase, translated as MPHRHLSPIEDVIEEARNGRMFILVDDEDRENEGDLVIPAQMATPDAVNFMATHGRGLICLTLESERCDHLGLPLMSARNGTRHETAFTVSIEAATGVTTGISAPDRARTISVAIDPKSTADDIVTPGHIFPLRARPGGVLVRAGHTEASVDISRLAGLNPSGVICEIMSESGEMARLPELVEFAQKHNLKIAQIADLIRYRRKHEKVVQRKATTKINSLHGGEFELNLYVNNITYAEHIALVKGDISDGAPVLTRVHALNVLEDVLGDRQGSHGGELQAAMRQIGEEGRGVIVLIREPRPNTLSSSIAKLIERHGGDGEALRQEITKTAGDSDLRDYGVGAQILLDLGIHDMILLSNTKRHIVGLDGFGLNLVDQRPLVVSEE; from the coding sequence ATGCCACATCGCCACCTTTCGCCGATTGAAGATGTTATTGAAGAAGCCCGTAACGGCCGGATGTTCATCCTTGTCGACGACGAGGATCGTGAGAACGAGGGCGATCTGGTTATTCCCGCGCAAATGGCGACACCCGATGCCGTGAATTTCATGGCAACTCATGGCCGTGGGCTTATTTGTCTGACGCTTGAATCCGAACGGTGCGATCATCTTGGCCTGCCTTTGATGAGCGCGCGAAACGGTACACGACATGAAACGGCATTCACCGTTTCGATAGAGGCGGCAACCGGAGTCACAACCGGGATATCCGCCCCGGACAGAGCCAGAACAATTTCTGTAGCGATCGATCCAAAATCAACGGCGGATGATATCGTAACCCCGGGGCACATCTTTCCGCTTCGTGCGCGTCCGGGCGGGGTTCTGGTCCGTGCCGGACATACCGAGGCATCGGTTGATATTTCCCGGCTGGCGGGGCTTAATCCGTCTGGTGTCATCTGCGAGATCATGAGCGAAAGCGGCGAAATGGCGCGTTTGCCAGAACTCGTTGAATTTGCCCAAAAGCATAATTTGAAAATTGCGCAGATTGCCGATTTGATCCGCTATCGCCGGAAACACGAAAAGGTCGTTCAGCGCAAGGCGACAACCAAAATCAATTCGCTGCATGGTGGTGAGTTTGAGCTTAATCTTTATGTAAACAATATCACCTATGCGGAACATATCGCGCTTGTTAAAGGCGATATTTCTGATGGTGCACCGGTCCTTACACGCGTCCATGCCCTGAATGTTCTTGAAGATGTACTTGGCGACCGTCAGGGAAGCCACGGTGGTGAGTTGCAGGCAGCAATGCGCCAGATCGGTGAGGAGGGACGTGGTGTGATCGTTCTGATCCGTGAACCGCGACCCAATACGCTTTCTTCATCGATTGCAAAACTGATCGAACGGCACGGTGGCGATGGCGAGGCACTTCGTCAGGAAATCACGAAAACCGCTGGCGACTCTGATTTGCGCGATTATGGTGTCGGGGCGCAAATCTTGCTGGATTTGGGCATTCACGACATGATTTTGCTTTCAAACACCAAAAGACACATCGTAGGACTTGACGGGTTCGGTCTAAATCTGGTTGATCAGCGTCCGCTTGTCGTCTCGGAGGAATAA
- a CDS encoding riboflavin synthase, producing the protein MFTGIITDIGTVRKIEKRGDTRFEFTTGFDTSKIVLGASISCNGACMTVIETGADWFAIEASAESLSKTTMGDLGVGSRVNLEQATRVGDELGGHIVSGHVDGVAILTKRLSEGDSLRLTFEVPEVFAKYIASKGSVTLEGVSLTVNEVDGNTFGINLIPHTQTHTTLGSKQPGDRINFEIDMLARYVARMLGKD; encoded by the coding sequence ATGTTCACAGGCATCATCACAGATATAGGTACCGTTCGCAAAATTGAAAAGCGCGGCGATACACGTTTTGAGTTCACGACAGGTTTCGATACTTCCAAAATCGTTCTGGGTGCATCAATTTCCTGCAATGGCGCCTGTATGACCGTGATTGAAACCGGGGCGGACTGGTTTGCCATCGAAGCATCTGCCGAAAGTCTGAGCAAAACGACGATGGGCGACCTTGGCGTCGGATCACGGGTCAATCTCGAACAGGCAACCCGGGTTGGGGACGAGCTGGGTGGCCACATTGTTTCGGGGCATGTCGACGGCGTTGCAATCCTTACGAAACGCCTTTCGGAAGGTGATTCCCTGCGTCTGACATTCGAGGTTCCCGAGGTTTTTGCAAAATACATAGCATCCAAGGGCTCTGTAACGCTTGAAGGTGTTTCTTTGACGGTCAATGAGGTTGACGGAAACACTTTTGGTATCAATCTGATACCCCATACCCAGACACATACGACGCTGGGATCGAAGCAGCCGGGTGACCGGATCAATTTCGAGATAGACATGCTGGCGCGTTATGTGGCGCGCATGCTGGGGAAGGATTGA